Proteins from a genomic interval of Desulfofustis limnaeus:
- the argC gene encoding N-acetyl-gamma-glutamyl-phosphate reductase produces MLRVAIIGASGYTGGELARLLCNHDRVELTAATSRAQQNVPLADIYPHLRNRTAVVCSAPDVAQLIEQADFFFCAVPHKTAMDLVPGLLVSGKKVVDLSADFRFRDLRVYEHWYQPHTAPQIAAEAVYGLPEIHREAIRQARLVANPGCYPTSITLALGPLLQAGVIDPGSIIIDAKSGTSGAGRGASVATLFCEVTDGFRAYKVGGIHRHTPEIEQNLSHLAGRPVTVSFTPHLLPLSRGILSTIYASLTVAADEERLRDLLRQRYRDEPFVRVLDDDRQPATQYVRGSNYCDIALTVDRRTNRVILTSVIDNIVKGASGQAIQNMNLMCGFDETAGLTQAPLFP; encoded by the coding sequence ATGTTGCGTGTCGCGATCATCGGTGCATCAGGGTATACCGGCGGCGAACTCGCCCGTCTGCTGTGCAACCATGACCGGGTGGAGCTCACCGCGGCCACCTCGCGGGCCCAGCAGAACGTCCCCCTGGCCGATATCTATCCGCATCTGCGTAACAGGACCGCCGTCGTCTGCAGCGCCCCCGATGTGGCGCAGCTGATCGAGCAGGCTGATTTTTTCTTTTGCGCCGTGCCCCATAAAACGGCCATGGATCTGGTACCGGGCCTGCTCGTCTCCGGTAAAAAGGTGGTCGATCTCTCCGCCGATTTTCGCTTCCGCGACCTCCGCGTCTACGAGCACTGGTACCAGCCGCACACCGCCCCCCAGATTGCCGCCGAGGCGGTCTACGGCCTGCCGGAGATCCACCGGGAGGCCATCCGCCAGGCCCGGCTGGTGGCCAACCCCGGCTGTTACCCGACCTCGATCACCCTGGCCCTGGGACCGCTCCTGCAAGCCGGGGTCATTGACCCGGGCTCGATCATCATCGATGCCAAATCGGGGACTTCCGGCGCCGGACGGGGCGCCAGCGTGGCCACCCTGTTTTGCGAGGTGACCGATGGGTTCCGCGCCTACAAGGTCGGCGGCATCCACCGCCACACACCGGAAATCGAACAGAACCTGAGCCACCTGGCCGGTCGGCCGGTAACCGTTTCGTTCACCCCGCATCTACTCCCCCTCTCCCGGGGTATCCTCAGCACCATCTACGCCTCCCTGACCGTCGCGGCCGATGAGGAGCGCCTGCGGGACCTGCTGCGCCAGCGATACCGGGACGAACCATTCGTCCGGGTCCTTGACGACGACCGGCAGCCGGCCACCCAGTATGTGCGGGGTTCCAACTACTGCGATATCGCCTTGACCGTGGACCGTCGCACCAACCGGGTCATCCTCACCTCGGTCATCGACAACATCGTCAAGGGCGCCTCCGGCCAGGCGATCCAGAATATGAACCTGATGTGTGGCTTCGACGAGACCGCCGGTCTCACCCAGGCGCCGCTGTTCCCGTAA
- the rpsI gene encoding 30S ribosomal protein S9, with protein MADRFYATGKRKKAVARVWITPGTGKVMVNEIDADQYFGTIFQNSRIERPFQVTNTAEQYDVVATLKGGGKSAQVDALAHGISKALLEVGGDYRGALKRSGLLTRDPRNKERKKYGQKGARAKFQFSKR; from the coding sequence ATGGCCGATCGTTTTTACGCAACCGGAAAGAGGAAAAAAGCGGTAGCTCGGGTCTGGATCACCCCGGGGACCGGGAAAGTTATGGTTAACGAGATTGATGCCGACCAGTACTTCGGCACCATTTTCCAGAACTCCAGGATCGAAAGACCGTTTCAGGTCACCAACACCGCTGAGCAGTACGACGTGGTCGCCACCCTCAAAGGAGGCGGTAAATCAGCCCAGGTCGATGCACTGGCCCATGGCATCTCCAAAGCTCTGCTGGAAGTGGGCGGCGATTACCGCGGTGCTCTGAAACGCTCCGGATTACTGACCCGCGACCCACGGAACAAAGAGCGGAAAAAATACGGCCAGAAAGGCGCCCGCGCCAAATTCCAATTCTCCAAACGTTAA
- a CDS encoding ubiquinone/menaquinone biosynthesis methyltransferase yields MTGKGPGVQHMFDAIAGRYDVMNRLMTLGQDQRWRRFVVEQAGDPGDGRVLDLACGTGDIAALLHRTRPRARIVAGDFSLNMLAEAKRRFAGLPIGWHAGDATCLPFADRTFRAVTFGYLLRNVDDSLAVLQEVRRVLVEGGRVVCLDTTPPPRNLLYPFVRWYLHRVIPALGRLVARDQAAYAYLSGSTMAFHGAEELADLFRRAGFRKVDYRRFIFDTIGVHWGTR; encoded by the coding sequence ATGACGGGAAAGGGACCCGGGGTCCAGCACATGTTTGACGCCATCGCCGGGCGCTACGATGTCATGAATCGGCTCATGACCCTCGGCCAGGACCAGCGCTGGCGGCGGTTCGTGGTCGAGCAGGCCGGCGACCCGGGGGATGGCCGGGTGCTCGACCTGGCTTGCGGGACCGGCGATATTGCCGCTCTTCTGCACCGGACCCGGCCGCGGGCCCGGATCGTTGCCGGTGATTTCTCCCTCAATATGCTGGCCGAGGCCAAACGGCGCTTTGCCGGCCTGCCGATCGGCTGGCACGCCGGCGACGCCACCTGCTTGCCTTTTGCCGACCGGACGTTTCGGGCGGTGACGTTTGGCTACCTGTTACGCAACGTCGATGATTCTCTCGCGGTTCTCCAGGAGGTTCGGCGGGTCCTGGTCGAGGGCGGCCGGGTGGTCTGTCTCGACACCACCCCGCCGCCCAGGAACCTGCTCTACCCCTTTGTCCGCTGGTACCTGCACCGGGTCATTCCGGCACTTGGCCGGCTGGTCGCCCGGGACCAGGCGGCCTATGCGTACCTGAGCGGTTCGACCATGGCCTTCCATGGCGCTGAAGAGTTGGCCGACCTGTTTCGCCGCGCCGGGTTCAGGAAGGTGGACTATCGACGTTTCATATTTGATACCATCGGCGTCCATTGGGGGACACGATGA
- a CDS encoding ferritin, giving the protein MLHKKMTQALNEQINKEMYSAYLYMAMSAHSAKIGLKGFANWFMVQYHEEMFHAMKLYEYVQRQGEEVVLEAVAKPPTQFESPLDMFTKTLAHEQYITKSINELMELAISKKDHATQIFLEWYVLEQVEEEENDNDIIAQLKLIGDNPHALLMLDRELGGRATTVLTDFSKGIEGAAEAAGG; this is encoded by the coding sequence ATGTTGCATAAGAAAATGACCCAGGCGCTCAACGAGCAGATCAATAAGGAGATGTATTCGGCCTACCTGTATATGGCCATGTCCGCCCATTCGGCCAAGATCGGGCTGAAGGGATTTGCCAACTGGTTCATGGTGCAGTATCACGAGGAGATGTTCCACGCCATGAAACTCTACGAGTATGTTCAGCGCCAGGGGGAAGAGGTGGTGCTCGAGGCGGTGGCCAAACCGCCGACCCAGTTCGAGTCGCCGCTGGATATGTTCACCAAGACCCTGGCCCATGAGCAGTACATCACCAAATCAATTAACGAATTGATGGAGCTGGCCATCAGCAAGAAGGATCACGCCACCCAGATCTTTCTCGAGTGGTATGTGCTGGAGCAGGTCGAGGAAGAGGAAAACGACAACGATATCATTGCCCAATTGAAGTTGATCGGCGATAACCCGCATGCGCTGCTGATGCTCGACCGGGAACTCGGGGGTCGGGCGACCACGGTGCTTACCGATTTCAGCAAGGGTATCGAGGGTGCTGCGGAGGCTGCCGGTGGCTGA
- the hisB gene encoding imidazoleglycerol-phosphate dehydratase HisB: protein MTDTSLERRGAVTRTTAETDIQMTFTLDGSGRAQVATGVGFLDHMLTLFTVHGFFDLQVQASGDIHVDDHHSVEDVGISLGQAFAQAVGGRQGIRRYGMSLVPMDETLARVVVDVSNRPFLHFQVELPDQKVGTFDTCLVKEFMRAFSHHAGLTLHIDLLHGDNAHHIIEAIFKALGRALNEATEKKEGLRGALSSKGCL, encoded by the coding sequence ATGACCGATACCTCCCTTGAGCGTCGCGGAGCCGTGACGCGAACTACGGCAGAAACCGATATCCAGATGACCTTCACCTTGGACGGGTCGGGACGTGCACAGGTGGCCACCGGCGTCGGTTTTCTTGACCACATGCTGACCCTGTTTACGGTCCACGGTTTTTTCGATCTGCAGGTGCAGGCCAGCGGTGATATTCACGTGGACGACCATCACAGCGTCGAGGACGTGGGGATCAGTCTTGGCCAGGCGTTCGCCCAGGCCGTCGGCGGACGGCAAGGTATCCGCCGTTACGGCATGAGTCTGGTGCCCATGGACGAAACCCTGGCCCGGGTCGTGGTTGACGTGTCCAATCGCCCCTTTCTCCATTTTCAGGTGGAACTCCCCGATCAAAAGGTGGGGACCTTCGACACCTGTCTGGTCAAAGAATTCATGCGGGCGTTCAGCCACCATGCCGGACTGACTCTGCATATTGACTTATTGCACGGAGACAACGCGCACCACATCATCGAGGCTATTTTCAAAGCCCTGGGGCGGGCACTTAACGAGGCGACCGAAAAAAAAGAGGGACTCCGGGGTGCGTTGTCTTCCAAAGGCTGTTTATGA
- a CDS encoding LysR substrate-binding domain-containing protein, translating to MSITLRQLEIFIAVAETAQVTKASKKLFVTQSAVSMALAELENQLGGSLFDRHGRSLILNARGRYLLPQAKDIIAQVGSIENIMTEHNDTLSGSINIAASSSVGNYILPYLVGAFKKAHPKVMVTMLVYNTKIVEGMVLDSTVDIGFVEGTINSPTLQIRPWFKDELVVLTSPSDPLANNEVFDVRKDMKDCKWVMREKGSGTAAIFREKMKDYLDELNVVFETGHPESVKRAVESGVGIACLSALTICREVENGWLKCLKVEGVDMKRQLHIISRKDRPMNDALVEFLVFCDVMSLCEEENVCLSSPWKLQSLLARHSAGKKR from the coding sequence ATGTCCATCACCCTGAGACAATTGGAGATTTTCATAGCTGTAGCTGAGACCGCGCAGGTCACGAAAGCGAGCAAGAAGCTTTTCGTCACCCAGTCGGCAGTAAGCATGGCCTTGGCGGAGTTGGAGAACCAGCTGGGCGGCTCGCTATTCGACCGGCATGGCCGCAGTCTGATCCTCAATGCCCGCGGCCGCTACCTGCTGCCTCAGGCGAAGGATATCATTGCCCAGGTTGGCAGTATCGAGAATATCATGACCGAGCACAACGACACGCTGAGCGGCTCCATCAACATCGCCGCCAGTTCGTCGGTGGGTAACTACATCCTGCCCTACCTGGTGGGGGCCTTCAAGAAGGCCCACCCGAAGGTCATGGTCACCATGCTCGTCTACAATACCAAAATCGTCGAAGGGATGGTGCTGGACAGCACCGTCGATATCGGCTTCGTCGAAGGTACGATCAACAGCCCCACCCTCCAGATCCGACCGTGGTTCAAGGATGAGCTGGTGGTACTCACTTCTCCCTCGGACCCGCTGGCCAACAATGAGGTCTTTGATGTCAGGAAGGACATGAAGGATTGCAAATGGGTGATGCGTGAGAAGGGTTCCGGCACCGCCGCCATCTTCCGGGAAAAGATGAAGGATTACCTGGACGAGCTCAATGTGGTGTTTGAGACCGGACATCCGGAATCGGTCAAACGGGCGGTCGAGTCAGGGGTCGGAATAGCCTGTCTGTCGGCGTTGACCATCTGCCGCGAGGTGGAAAACGGCTGGTTGAAATGCCTCAAGGTGGAGGGGGTGGACATGAAGCGCCAGTTGCACATCATCAGCCGCAAGGATCGACCGATGAACGACGCCCTGGTGGAATTTTTGGTCTTCTGCGACGTGATGTCCCTCTGCGAGGAGGAGAATGTCTGTCTCTCCTCCCCGTGGAAGCTGCAATCTCTGCTGGCCCGCCACTCGGCCGGAAAAAAACGCTGA
- the rplM gene encoding 50S ribosomal protein L13: protein MKTYLAPVREIEKKWYVVDAKDKILGRLASEIAFRLRGKHKPTFSPFIDNGDFIIVTNAEHIRLTGAKWDDKVYYRHTGYMGGLKETTAKEMLTKHPTNLILEAVKGMLPKNKMGRAQLKKLKVYTGTEHPHEAQQPEELTI, encoded by the coding sequence ATGAAAACCTATCTTGCTCCTGTTCGAGAGATAGAAAAGAAATGGTACGTTGTTGACGCCAAGGACAAGATTTTGGGTCGTCTTGCCTCAGAGATCGCCTTCCGTCTGCGCGGTAAGCACAAGCCGACTTTTTCACCGTTCATCGATAACGGGGATTTCATCATCGTCACCAACGCCGAGCACATCCGTCTGACCGGCGCCAAATGGGACGACAAGGTCTATTACCGGCACACCGGTTACATGGGTGGGCTCAAGGAGACCACAGCCAAGGAAATGCTGACCAAACATCCCACCAACCTGATCTTGGAGGCGGTGAAAGGTATGCTGCCGAAAAACAAGATGGGGCGGGCGCAATTGAAGAAACTGAAAGTCTACACCGGCACCGAGCATCCTCATGAAGCTCAGCAGCCGGAAGAACTTACCATCTGA
- a CDS encoding tRNA lysidine(34) synthetase, protein MKTARIPAVINRKIGRAMHDWQMLSQGDRVLVAVSGGVDSLVTAWVLHLWRDKAPIDYDLETVHVLTAVAGQEEAGRRRAEAVGRCLRRWGLSYSVIPGLPLPPDQPPSCFLCARNRRTQLFDEARRRGCGKIAFGHHKDDLIETFFLNILYSGNISTMLPRQDLFGGRLGLIRILSYLDKHDVSMLAARAGIQPVASGCPLAGDTRRSMVRGVMEHIESLIPGAKNSVFAALDNVRHDYLLTAGRDSAWGVGVDSARHRGEGK, encoded by the coding sequence ATGAAGACAGCCAGGATACCCGCCGTCATCAATCGCAAGATCGGCCGGGCGATGCACGATTGGCAGATGCTCAGCCAGGGCGACCGGGTGCTGGTGGCCGTGTCCGGCGGCGTGGATAGCCTCGTCACCGCCTGGGTGCTGCACCTCTGGCGGGACAAAGCCCCGATCGACTATGACCTGGAAACGGTACACGTGCTCACCGCCGTTGCCGGCCAGGAAGAAGCGGGCCGGAGGCGGGCCGAGGCCGTCGGTCGGTGTCTGCGGCGTTGGGGGCTATCCTATTCCGTTATCCCGGGGCTGCCGTTGCCCCCGGATCAGCCGCCCAGTTGTTTTCTCTGCGCCCGCAACCGGCGGACCCAGCTGTTTGACGAGGCCCGGCGCCGGGGCTGTGGAAAAATTGCCTTCGGACACCATAAAGACGACTTGATCGAAACGTTTTTTCTCAATATCCTCTACAGCGGCAATATCTCGACGATGTTGCCGCGCCAAGACCTGTTTGGCGGCCGACTCGGATTGATCAGGATCTTGTCCTACCTGGACAAACACGACGTGTCGATGCTCGCCGCCCGGGCCGGAATCCAGCCGGTGGCTAGCGGTTGTCCCCTGGCCGGCGATACCAGGCGCAGTATGGTTCGGGGGGTGATGGAGCATATCGAGTCGCTTATCCCCGGGGCCAAGAACTCGGTTTTTGCGGCGTTGGACAACGTGCGTCATGACTATCTGTTGACCGCCGGCAGAGACTCAGCGTGGGGCGTCGGGGTCGATTCCGCCCGCCACCGCGGCGAAGGAAAGTAA
- the truA gene encoding tRNA pseudouridine(38-40) synthase TruA, with protein sequence MRTIKLTIAFDGTGYCGWQRQHNGISIQQELERAASTICNQRIDIHGAGRTDAGVHAIGMTAHFRAATALPGAVLQKGMNALLPTAIRVITVDDEAPSFHARFSALAKTYRYAVSCGPVLLPQQRLYTAHLPYRLDCGDLQTCLAVISGTHDFSSFETTGSRDRTITTGRGAVRTIFRAELREPEPGLLHLCFTGDGFLRHMVRNLTGTLLEVGRGKRTVQEFRDIVQLRDRNRAGATAPAHGLTLLAVHYAHDW encoded by the coding sequence ATGCGCACCATCAAACTGACCATCGCCTTTGACGGCACCGGCTATTGCGGCTGGCAACGGCAACATAACGGCATCTCCATCCAGCAGGAACTGGAACGGGCCGCCTCAACCATCTGCAATCAGCGAATCGACATCCACGGCGCCGGCCGCACCGACGCCGGGGTCCATGCCATCGGCATGACCGCCCACTTCCGCGCCGCCACCGCCCTGCCCGGCGCGGTCCTGCAAAAGGGGATGAACGCACTGCTGCCGACAGCAATCAGGGTCATTACCGTGGACGACGAGGCCCCGTCCTTCCACGCCCGTTTCTCCGCCCTGGCCAAGACCTATCGCTATGCCGTCTCTTGCGGTCCGGTGCTCTTGCCCCAGCAACGGCTGTACACCGCCCACCTGCCCTACCGGCTCGACTGTGGGGACCTTCAGACCTGCCTGGCGGTCATTTCCGGCACCCACGATTTTTCCAGTTTCGAAACCACCGGCTCACGGGACAGAACGATCACCACCGGACGCGGCGCGGTGCGCACCATTTTCCGGGCAGAGTTGCGGGAACCCGAACCAGGACTGTTGCACCTCTGTTTCACCGGCGACGGTTTCCTGCGCCACATGGTCAGAAACCTCACGGGAACACTGCTCGAGGTTGGAAGAGGCAAGCGCACGGTTCAGGAATTCCGTGATATCGTGCAGCTCCGGGATCGCAATCGGGCCGGGGCCACCGCCCCGGCGCACGGCCTGACGTTGCTGGCCGTGCATTATGCGCACGATTGGTAG
- a CDS encoding universal stress protein, translating to MKQIRSVERIVTPIDFSDNSRLIADSAAFMAGKFGAALYLVFIVQNFEDYSGFFVPQMHVPNLEDELMTGAKERMATFVEEIRPNAEQLGVKELHHEVLLGDVAEQIVDYATEIKADLIIMGTHGYKGLEKIMFGSVADKVVRAAFCPVTTINPYTCCNVEK from the coding sequence ATGAAACAGATCAGATCCGTTGAACGAATTGTGACGCCCATCGATTTTTCCGACAACTCCCGGCTGATTGCCGATTCCGCCGCGTTCATGGCCGGCAAATTCGGGGCCGCCCTCTATCTGGTCTTCATCGTCCAGAATTTTGAAGACTATTCGGGGTTCTTTGTGCCGCAGATGCATGTGCCGAACCTGGAGGACGAGCTGATGACCGGCGCCAAGGAACGGATGGCCACCTTTGTTGAAGAGATCCGTCCCAACGCCGAACAACTCGGCGTCAAGGAACTGCACCACGAGGTGTTGCTCGGCGACGTGGCTGAGCAGATCGTCGACTATGCAACCGAGATCAAGGCGGACCTGATCATCATGGGGACCCACGGTTACAAGGGGCTGGAGAAGATCATGTTCGGCAGTGTTGCCGACAAGGTGGTCCGTGCCGCTTTCTGTCCGGTAACCACGATCAATCCGTATACCTGCTGTAACGTCGAAAAGTAG
- a CDS encoding NADH-quinone oxidoreductase subunit A, whose product MDFSVFQYRDDILWLTAFILGGLSFALGPILLVYLLMPRKTRQVSGRRDQYIECGMDPIGDSWIRYGIVFYLYALIFLAFDVDVLFLFPVVLAYNDEMFVIRDLIEIVLFVGILSLAVVYAWVKGVFKWERKTYRRP is encoded by the coding sequence ATGGACTTTTCGGTTTTTCAGTACCGGGACGACATTCTCTGGCTCACCGCCTTTATCCTTGGCGGCCTTTCTTTCGCCCTCGGGCCGATCCTTCTCGTTTATCTGCTCATGCCTCGCAAGACCCGGCAGGTCAGCGGCAGACGCGATCAGTATATCGAGTGCGGCATGGATCCCATCGGCGACAGCTGGATCCGCTACGGCATCGTCTTTTATCTCTACGCCTTGATCTTCCTCGCTTTCGACGTTGATGTCCTGTTTCTCTTTCCGGTTGTCCTCGCTTACAACGACGAGATGTTCGTCATTCGAGACTTGATCGAGATCGTCCTGTTCGTCGGTATCTTATCGCTCGCCGTCGTCTATGCATGGGTAAAGGGGGTTTTCAAGTGGGAACGCAAGACGTATCGCCGTCCTTAG
- a CDS encoding NADH-quinone oxidoreductase subunit B, producing the protein MGTQDVSPSLDTVPASLVQFAVADQVINLCRANSLWPLTFGIACCAIEMMGTGAARFDLSRFGAEVFRPSPRQSDLMIVAGTVSKKMAPGIKTLYDQMPEPKWVIALGNCAISGGPFVYPGQYGIIEGVDQFLPVDVYVPGCPPRPEALIEGIIELEHKITGWRRWPKVKPQWRDI; encoded by the coding sequence GTGGGAACGCAAGACGTATCGCCGTCCTTAGACACGGTCCCGGCATCGCTTGTCCAATTCGCCGTCGCCGATCAGGTGATCAATCTATGCCGGGCCAACTCACTGTGGCCGTTGACCTTTGGTATCGCCTGCTGCGCCATTGAGATGATGGGGACCGGTGCGGCCCGGTTCGACCTGTCGCGGTTCGGCGCCGAGGTATTTCGCCCCTCGCCGCGGCAGAGCGACCTGATGATCGTGGCCGGTACCGTATCCAAGAAGATGGCCCCGGGCATCAAGACCCTGTACGACCAGATGCCGGAGCCGAAATGGGTCATCGCCCTCGGCAACTGCGCGATTTCCGGCGGGCCTTTTGTCTACCCCGGTCAATACGGCATCATTGAAGGGGTCGATCAGTTCCTGCCGGTCGACGTCTATGTGCCCGGTTGCCCTCCCCGCCCGGAAGCTCTTATTGAAGGAATCATCGAACTCGAGCACAAAATCACCGGCTGGCGTCGCTGGCCCAAGGTCAAGCCGCAGTGGCGCGACATTTGA
- the asnS gene encoding asparagine--tRNA ligase, with product MSNDRIATLFANLPIGRQVSVAGWVRTRRDAGSFSFIEVNDGSTCSNLQVIADRGLDNYDTEVKRVNTGCSVLISGELKQSPAQGQAVELLAETFTVLGWADPETYPLQKKRHSFEYLREIAHLRPRTNALSAVARVRSRLSQAIHRFFDERGFFLVHTPVITTSDCEGAGEMFQVLTGAEADQRGGRGEADKGFFGKRAGLTVSGQLQAEVYAQALGSVYTFGPTFRAENSNTSRHLAEFWMVEPEMAFCDLSGNMDLAEALLKYLLADVLAHCPEEMDLFNRFISKGLIERLQHIVDRQFIRITYTEAVDKLLSSGKSFAFPVSWGVDLQSEHERFLTEEVYGLPLIVSDYPAAIKPFYMRVGDDGTTVAAMDILVAGIGEIVGGSQREERYDILLSRMQKLGIDVDEYQWYLDLRRYGTVPHSGFGLGFERLVQLVTGMHNIREVIPFPRTPGYAPC from the coding sequence ATGAGCAACGATCGAATCGCGACACTTTTCGCCAACCTGCCCATCGGCCGGCAGGTCAGCGTGGCCGGCTGGGTCAGAACCAGGCGCGATGCCGGGAGCTTTTCCTTCATCGAGGTGAACGATGGCTCGACCTGCAGCAATCTGCAGGTGATCGCCGACCGTGGACTGGACAACTACGATACCGAGGTCAAACGGGTGAACACCGGATGCAGCGTCCTCATCAGCGGCGAGCTGAAACAATCGCCGGCTCAAGGACAGGCCGTGGAGTTACTGGCGGAGACCTTCACGGTCCTTGGCTGGGCCGATCCGGAAACCTATCCGCTGCAAAAGAAACGGCACTCGTTCGAATACCTGCGCGAGATCGCTCACCTGCGTCCGCGGACCAATGCCCTCAGCGCCGTGGCCCGGGTCCGGTCGCGGCTCAGTCAGGCGATCCATCGTTTTTTTGACGAACGGGGCTTTTTCCTCGTTCATACGCCGGTGATCACCACCAGCGATTGCGAGGGTGCCGGAGAAATGTTCCAGGTGCTCACCGGTGCCGAGGCTGATCAGCGGGGCGGCCGGGGGGAGGCGGACAAGGGATTTTTCGGCAAGCGGGCCGGCTTGACGGTGAGCGGCCAACTGCAGGCGGAGGTCTATGCCCAGGCGCTGGGCAGCGTCTATACCTTCGGGCCGACCTTTCGCGCCGAGAACTCCAATACCAGCCGGCACCTGGCCGAATTCTGGATGGTCGAGCCGGAGATGGCCTTCTGCGATCTGTCGGGCAATATGGATCTGGCCGAAGCCCTCCTCAAATATCTGTTGGCCGACGTCCTGGCCCATTGCCCTGAGGAAATGGACCTGTTCAATCGTTTCATCAGCAAAGGGCTGATTGAGCGGCTGCAGCACATCGTCGATCGACAATTTATTCGCATCACCTATACCGAGGCCGTCGACAAGCTGCTGTCTTCGGGTAAATCATTTGCCTTTCCGGTCAGTTGGGGAGTCGATCTGCAATCGGAGCACGAGCGCTTTCTCACCGAGGAGGTGTATGGATTGCCGCTGATCGTGAGCGACTACCCGGCAGCCATCAAACCGTTTTATATGCGGGTGGGGGATGACGGCACCACGGTGGCCGCCATGGATATTCTGGTGGCCGGCATCGGCGAGATCGTCGGTGGCAGCCAACGGGAGGAGCGTTACGACATACTGCTTTCCCGGATGCAGAAGTTGGGCATCGATGTGGACGAATACCAGTGGTATCTGGATCTGCGCCGGTATGGGACGGTGCCGCATTCCGGCTTTGGCCTCGGCTTTGAACGTCTGGTGCAGTTGGTCACCGGCATGCACAATATCCGGGAAGTCATCCCGTTCCCCCGGACGCCCGGATACGCGCCGTGCTGA